The Biomphalaria glabrata chromosome 6, xgBioGlab47.1, whole genome shotgun sequence genomic interval ttaattataaatagaaataacaaTTTCATAAGTGTTGGAGACTTtaggatcttttttttaaagcagaagAGCTATTACTTGGTCCAGGACACGGTGTGGACTAACAAGTTGTTGTGATCCTACgatttcaataataaaattagGTATAGATGCTAGATCGCCATgtattaaacctaaatgtaaGCACTATAGTAGCCTTATAGTACATAATGTATTATTTCAGTATTATGGGCACAGAGAAAAACTTCGTTTGATTGGTCGTGAAAGCGAACTGGAGAGTATGAATAAGCGAGCGCTGTCTATTGCCAAAGAGGTGGCCAGATCAACAGGGACTTTATTTGCTGGAAATATTTGCAATTCCACCATATATCGCAGGGACGACCCAGAAAATCAAAAACAAGTGGAAGCGATGTTTAAGGTAGGCAATCTCTGTTTGAGGTAGGCAATATTTGTTTCTAAAGAGTTGTGGGCGTTGCCATACACAGCATTCAGCTCTTTCTATTGTACTTTTAGTTTGCCCGCGCTCAGGTGATCTTGGGTTGTCCCACagatcatacatttttttttgaaaccttGGAAAATTTAAGTTTCTTCATTATCACGCCATATTTATCAAACGCTTTATGGATGCaacatgtttcttttgtttcaaacaTAAACGTTTCACCCACAGGAGCAGATAGAATGGGCAGTTGATGCTGGCGTCGATTATATCCTTGGTGAGACATTTAGTGAATTTGGTGAAGCCATGCTGGCGCTACAATCTATAAAAAAGTACGGAAAAGGTGAGACAAGTCACACAGTTATAATTaacactaattttttaaaacaaatctggGGATTGTGTAACTGAATCATCATAAATTTGACttcaatcatttatttttgtttaaaaaaagcttctatcaaAAAACGCATATGTTCTCTGGCAATTCGCGCAACTGTCCAGTAATCTGCTAATGCATAAGAATACTTCCTATATTTTTAACTACCTATCTCGTTCTGATATCATGCATTAGTTTGGTTAATACTGTAAAATAAAGTTAGaaagaactttaaaaatttcACAGGAGTGATAGAGACATATTGTTTTAAAGTCATAACATTTTCTGTATTAATTTATAACGtactagcattacccaccgACCAAGCCTGTTAATTTTGTTACCAGGCTATATAGTGcttatatgtttatattatattcctTTATTCTCTTACCTACTACTTTTATttaaacgcccccccccccccttccatatATTCCTTTAGTCAGCCAATTCTAGTATCTACTGCTTTGAATTGAACCAACTCGTAAATTCATGTATCACTTCTCCCACACTCTCGTCCGTAACCGTAACAAATAGTCTTATTTACGCTATCTGACTATTCTTCTGCTTTTCAGTTGAAATGTTTGTTAGgctccaagatattttttcgggctggactttttttttccttactatTGCCTGCAAATGCTCACATAATACTTTAGTCGTACTTCCaccttcatttttttgtttgcgcTTTCAATAAAACTATCAGCATTTCAACTCTCCCCACACATACCTTTTGGCACGTGTATTCTAGTATAGGTTACGTAGAATGGGAACGGCCCTCTTTAAATCGCCCTCCCAAACATACTTCTGACCTGTGAATTCTATATCACTTTCCCCAACCCTTTTCACCCCTCCCAATAAAACTCTTGAATTTTTTAGCATCTATTACATCGCTTAAGAATGTTACTCCTTCCAAACATATATTGTTTACCCGTGAATTCGAGTATCATTTGTTTCCCCCCTCCCAAACACACACTAGTCCTACATATCATTTCTGAGTATCTTCTActttttattgacatatttgaaAGGCTCTCTGCTGCTTTCAAACACCGTCGATTTTTTTTATCGTGTCAAAAAGTCATCTTAGGATAAAGGTTGTAAGATCAATTTCAACTTGTATGTAGATTATTTTATagcttatttaaatttaattgagCGAAAAACGCCCTTTAAAAATAGTACAAACAGGGGGAAAAGTTATTGCGCCATTAGGAACTTGAATCCTTGACGCTAATATTGCTAGTCTGATGCTTTACCGACTagtgaagtttaattttttaaagaggaaATTACACACTAATAGTAAAGTGCTTAAAACGTAATTTTAGTCTTGTATTTTTCAATacgtcagcttttttttttaaatagggtggaaattgagaataaaaaaatcgTTTTTGGTGAATTTAACTGCCGCTGCGTTTTCGATCATGAAAATATCTTAGTTGTCCGAATGGCAAGGTAAATGATAACAGGCTACATACTCGTAATTTTTCATTCACGGCAAGTGGGAGAGTTAGTGGTCGGTGAGTAGAACTGTACTGTACACCTCCTTTTCCTTTGTTAATACTTAGGTGTTCCCGCTGTTATAACCATGGCTTCCGCTGGCCAAGAGCTGACATTTGACAGGATTCCATTCGAGGACGCTTGCAAGCAGCTGGAAGATGCAGGAGCGGCTGTGGTTGGGCTCAACTGTGGTCGCGGGCCTGCGACGATTTTACccttaatgaaaaaaattagaCAAACTTGTAAGGTATGATTTCTTCAGATTTATGTATATCAGTTGGTCAGTTCCTGGAAAATAGGGGAAGGAAGAGACTGAGAAAAAGATATCATAAATTACAgacgcctctttttttttaaaaaaaaggataattacgtcttataagataattacgtcctaccaGGTAATTACGCCCTAAATGGAGCATTAGAGAAAAATAGTAAAGAATAAGATAATTGGGATATGGAAGAGTGAAAAATATAGTAACAAATGGAGAGAGGGTGGACTAAAAACTAAATATGGAAGAGAGACGGACCAAACGACAAAGAGATAGGAAGAGCGAGAAAAGAAGAGATAAAGGAGGGTTAAGATGGACAAGAGGCAATGAGGGAAAactaaaaagagaaagagataggtgACAAGAGACAAGGAAGAGAAAATAAAGAGAGGGCAAGCCCGTGGTAAGTTTATCATAAACCCTCAATTATCTCGAAGTCTGCTTTCTTTTGAAATTAACTATAAGGGAAGCAATACTTGTTTTTCTAATTATTGAAACTTGATTTATAAtaatctctctttaaaaaacaaaagactgtTCATATACTTAAAAATTAGTAACCCTAATGATTATGGTaataaaagattattacatatttttaatttacatatttgTCAAATTCTATATATCAGGTCCCCATAGCGTGTCTTCCAGTACCTTACCAAACATCTGAACAATATCCCACGATGCAATCTCTTGTTGATAAGgaaacaggtaaaaaaaaaaatagctgtaTTTAAATCCTTTACTAAGTCTATTGCAGACTTATTTAGCCTGATGGGCAGTTTTGAGGACCGTAATATGCTAATTGGCCAAAGTACATACGCAAAGATTCTGTAAAACACAGATATAAATTCAATCAATGAGGTAAATGCAATAGGACTAATATTGAATAACTAGGGCGACATTACACTCTAATACGTTAACACGGTGAACTTTTGCCTAAAGCATCTCATTATCATCTTTACGATTGCCatgaaaaataaacatatatattaaaattatcaTCATCAAAGGCCATGCGAGTGAGGTTTTGAAAGCTTGTGGCTTCGAAACGGGATTCAGCAAGTCTGAGACAGTtgaaaagaatatgagacagtTTCCTCCTCCTCTCCGAAGCTCGAGCACCTTGAGTAGAGGACTGCACGAACCGTGTAAGGTATAAACATCAGGGCCTTTTGCTCAAGCCTGggtagcctccaccacggggggTTGTCAAGTCAGGTGGTCTCGTGTGTTTCCAGACTTCTATTGGATCGTTGCTAGAACATGATGTAAGTTCACCGCTGATCGACGAGTGCGTTAGCTCTCCTTGGTGGGCCACAGAGTCACTAAATGTGTTGAAAGTCTGTGAATCGATACTTGCTGCAGCCTTACCAGGATGATGTAAAGTTGCATTGAATTTGTGACGTTATAATGACAGTGTGGATGGGGAGGGGAGTCTTGGTCCACGGCTTAGTAAAGCCTGTATAACAGGCTCCGAGTCAGTGATTACATGGATTTGTGTCGTGGAGTCGATGATTTTCAATGCTTCACTGATGTCATGCCTTTGGCGCGTCAAAGCTGCAGATAGTTATTTATAATCCGTGTCATAATATAATTTTATGGTCCGCTTGCAAAAAATCTAATCGGTTTGTAAGAAAGTTTTCGTTTCAAACTATGTTCATGAGACTATACGAGTTATGATCGCAAGTGAAAGCAGAAGTTGTTTTGTTATATCTtagttatttttataaaatcaaaatgtttaCGACAGTTAATTTAGAAAATCTTTTAATCGTtaacatgataataataattttgagtGATTTGCCATGAAACCattagaaaagatttttttatggACCTGCCAATAGCATATTGAGCTTTTTTAGTTACGAATCTGAAGGTCCTAACTCAATGTGGACATTTTTGTAAAAGATAAACTATCctgtcagttgtttttttctatatacattcaaatatgtgtatacactTATACAATAAAGATGTGCATTTTCAATTTCTGTTATACATCCAGGTAAACAAGCCTTTCCTTATGACCTACCTGGGCACACCTGTACCAGAAGTCAAATAGAAGAGTTTGCCAAGACTTGCAAAGAAATCGGTGTCAACTACGTGGGTCTGTGTTGTGGGAATGCTTCTCATTATATCCGTATAGTAGCAGAGGTAACATAGGACTAATTTGTAGTAGATTTTAGTTTGAGAACTTTAAGggactactaaaaaaaaataaacacacaccaTGCTTGAAATCTGTGGCATTTCACGTcttgagagacgatcttttccctttgaaaTACGCCATTGAGGACTGgtgaattttattttatgaattattgaactgaaaaaaaaaactaacatgaCAATGACATAAAAGAAGCATACCAGTTTGTCtctgatttatattttaaactcaTAGAACTTTTACTCAATCTCACACTTTTGGTTGGTAGACTATTGGGTCGTTACTAAATACCAACAGTTTGGGTTCGTTATGACGTTGATggcaaatattattatattattgttatgCAGGGAAGTTTGAAAAGAGAAATAACAAAGAGAACACTCATATCTAACGCCTTATATTAATAGATAGACATGCTAAATCGAAATCCAAATCTTAGTCCTtaatggcgtagctagggatttgggggcctggGGCCTGAACTCTTTAGAGCACCATGCATTTTGAAATTCGACATCATGGCATGAGAAAATGGCGTAATCtacatatataattcttttcatggctcaacagtttgaacACCAAAGAGTAAATggaagatcactcttttatttctgcaagtcggactagagttacctcaCGAAACAAAAAGAGGGG includes:
- the LOC106073434 gene encoding betaine--homocysteine S-methyltransferase 1-like — encoded protein: MSNSASLQERLANGGTLVVAEGYVFEFERRGYLQAGAFVPEVVIERPDLVKLMHEEFVHAGSEVVLAFTYYGHREKLRLIGRESELESMNKRALSIAKEVARSTGTLFAGNICNSTIYRRDDPENQKQVEAMFKEQIEWAVDAGVDYILGETFSEFGEAMLALQSIKKYGKGVPAVITMASAGQELTFDRIPFEDACKQLEDAGAAVVGLNCGRGPATILPLMKKIRQTCKVPIACLPVPYQTSEQYPTMQSLVDKETGKQAFPYDLPGHTCTRSQIEEFAKTCKEIGVNYVGLCCGNASHYIRIVAEIYGRKPPASRYSPDMSRHYMFGDKSQFSKYTTEDMVEFTKAVQ